One genomic window of Megachile rotundata isolate GNS110a chromosome 12, iyMegRotu1, whole genome shotgun sequence includes the following:
- the LOC100876503 gene encoding mitochondrial amidoxime-reducing component 1: protein MTLDTTRLTYMSAAAVGAGTVVVFLWWWWTSRQKDKLPSEWRRVGELSNMLVFPVKSLGPIRMNAMECTQLGLKSGWLRDRTLMLIDLNGRFVTARQHPKMVQVSPSVTESVLTLSAPGMMSMSIDLSQVNGKGFRVAVWGQPVQACDCGEEAARWLSRFILQEDTGFRLVYYPLSHPTREVRQKNKYFPLTCEDTGAYPDATSYNLINESSVAELNSRLDNPVIWEQFRPNFVVKGAVPYEEDSWEWVKIGDVIFKNVMPCTRCIFTTIDPETGKKDPKAEPLKTLKSYRQITDPLYRPMTGESPVMGIHLGLRSPGGTVRIGDPIYVGVPDKKPPLISPP, encoded by the exons ATGACGCTAG ATACCACGCGTTTGACGTACATGTCGGCGGCAGCGGTTGGCGCCGGGACGGTGGTCGTGTTCCTGTGGTGGTGGTGGACCAGCAGGCAGAAGGACAAACTACCCTCGGAATGGCGGAGGGTCGGAGAACTCAGTAACATGCTCGTGTTCCCGGTGAAGTCGCTTGGGCCTATACGAATGAACGCGATGGAGTGCACGCAGCTGGGTCTGAAGTCTGGCTGGCTGAGGGACAGGACGTTGATGCTCATCGATCTTAATGGACGCTTTGTTACTGCCAGACAGCATCCGAAAATGGTTCAG GTATCGCCCAGTGTTACTGAATCGGTTCTCACGCTATCAGCTCCTGGAATGATGTCCATGTCCATCGATCTGTCGCAAGTCAACGGCAAAGGATTCCGCGTGGCGGTGTGGGGTCAACCCGTGCAAGCGTGCGACTGCGGCGAAGAAGCTGCCCGATGGTTGTCGCGCTTCATCCTCCAAGAAGACACCGGTTTTCGATTGGTTTACTACCCGTTAAGTCATCCTACCAGGGAGGTCAGGCAGAAGAACAAGTATTTCCCGTTGACCTGCGAGGACACT GGTGCCTATCCGGACGCTACAAGTTATAATCTGATAAACGAGAGTTCGGTGGCCGAGTTGAACTCTCGGTTGGACAATCCGGTTATCTGGGAACAGTTTCGTCCGAACTTCGTAGTGAAAGGCGCTGTGCCGTATGAAGAGGACAGTTGGGAGTGGGTGAAGATTGGAGACGTGATCTTCAAGAACGTGATGCCCTGCACCAGATGCATTTTTACAACAATCGATCCGGAAACTGGGAAAAAGGACCCGAAAGCGGAGCCGTTGAAAACGCTGAAAAG TTACAGGCAAATAACGGATCCACTTTACCGTCCAATGACCGGCGAGAGTCCAGTGATGGGGATTCACCTTGGGCTTAGATCCCCTGGTGGAACGGTGCGCATAGGGGATCCAATTTACGTCGGAGTACCTGATAAGAAACCACCATTGATCTCGCCTCCATAG